From Nitratidesulfovibrio vulgaris str. Hildenborough, a single genomic window includes:
- a CDS encoding molybdopterin-binding protein: protein MMKAIPVEQAVGTVLCHDLTRIVPGEHKGRAFRKGHIVTEADIPLLLSIGKEHLYVLNLEAHQLHEDEAALRIATAAAGPGISLSEVSEGRINFMASPGLLCVDVEALNAINAIDEVALATMHSGQFIAARRAVAGTRVVPLVIDESKIRQVERICAASYPVVQVKPLRSHSIGVVTTGSEIFHGRIKDKFGPVMRDKFAALGSSVMGQRLVGDAPEATRDAILSFIGEGADMVVVTGGMSVDPDDQTPASIRATGAEVVTYGSPTFPGVMFMLAYLNDIPVLGLPGCVMYYRASIFDLVVPRLLAGERLARRDITSLGHGGFCAGCETCHHPVCPFGK, encoded by the coding sequence ATGATGAAAGCGATTCCTGTCGAACAAGCCGTCGGTACCGTCCTCTGCCACGACCTGACCCGCATCGTTCCGGGCGAACACAAGGGGCGCGCTTTCCGCAAGGGACACATCGTCACCGAGGCGGACATCCCCCTCCTTCTCTCCATCGGAAAAGAACATCTCTATGTGCTCAACCTCGAAGCCCACCAGCTACACGAGGACGAAGCAGCCCTCCGGATAGCAACTGCGGCGGCGGGACCGGGCATATCGCTGTCCGAGGTCTCCGAGGGGCGTATCAACTTCATGGCATCGCCGGGGCTTCTCTGCGTCGACGTCGAGGCGTTGAACGCCATCAACGCCATCGATGAGGTGGCCCTCGCCACCATGCACAGCGGTCAGTTCATCGCGGCGCGGCGTGCCGTGGCAGGCACCCGGGTCGTACCGCTTGTCATCGACGAATCGAAGATTCGGCAGGTAGAGCGTATCTGCGCCGCCAGCTACCCTGTCGTACAGGTGAAACCTCTGCGTTCGCACAGCATAGGCGTCGTCACCACCGGTTCGGAAATCTTCCATGGCCGCATCAAGGACAAGTTCGGCCCCGTCATGCGTGACAAGTTCGCAGCGCTGGGGTCGTCGGTCATGGGGCAACGCCTCGTCGGTGATGCGCCGGAAGCCACACGGGACGCCATCCTCTCCTTCATCGGTGAAGGGGCGGACATGGTCGTGGTGACGGGCGGCATGAGTGTCGACCCTGACGACCAGACCCCGGCGTCCATTCGCGCCACGGGTGCCGAGGTGGTCACCTACGGTTCCCCGACCTTTCCGGGGGTCATGTTCATGCTGGCGTACCTGAACGACATCCCTGTTCTCGGTCTGCCCGGATGCGTCATGTACTACCGGGCGAGCATCTTCGACCTTGTCGTCCCCCGATTGCTGGCAGGGGAACGTCTGGCAAGGCGAGACATCACCAGCCTGGGACACGGTGGATTCTGCGCAGGCTGCGAAACCTGCCACCACCCGGTGTGCCCGTTCGGAAAGTAG
- a CDS encoding winged helix-turn-helix domain-containing protein: MKQERFKLRLKLWIDADGENAFGPGSAALLKGVEETGSLAGAARALGMSYRAAWGRVRKIEARLGEAVLRKRGGNKAGYELTARGHAMLVAYEALFEEMDTLAQARFQELFASPESAGRVRDE, from the coding sequence ATGAAGCAGGAACGGTTCAAGCTTCGCCTCAAGCTATGGATTGACGCCGATGGCGAGAACGCCTTCGGCCCGGGCAGTGCCGCATTGCTCAAAGGTGTGGAGGAAACGGGGTCTCTGGCGGGCGCCGCCCGGGCGCTCGGGATGTCATACCGTGCCGCCTGGGGCAGGGTGCGCAAGATAGAAGCCCGCCTCGGCGAGGCGGTTCTACGGAAGCGAGGCGGAAACAAGGCGGGCTACGAGTTGACTGCCCGCGGGCATGCCATGCTCGTTGCCTATGAGGCGCTGTTCGAGGAAATGGATACCCTTGCTCAGGCGAGATTCCAGGAGCTTTTCGCCAGTCCAGAATCTGCCGGCAGGGTTAGGGACGAGTGA
- a CDS encoding HD domain-containing phosphohydrolase yields MSRPSFRLQHLIVAAGFLILALAGLFTTGMYFMRSDKTITEARNSIFTPTMGEAHARLDLLFTPADTTLQLVTIHSEKPYFLKTDATTIPTSLTKTLDSARFITSIYTGYDDGQYFMILRSNKQDDLHKMAPDDTAYILHTVTIEEHDYKRLLRFFDKDLNLIKTSDISDRAPVFDPRERPWYGTATQDDALHVTMPYRFASSGEFGISLSRRLQNLDGVAGADINLESLIGALATLKPTPEASIALIDATGNILACSDAKGLARRSEQHPLSCGPLSKATADELVMAGKTAPQSPRFRRIVTDDGAWVAGGESLPELGANGVSMVLAVPEDALVAGLRTTRNDTLLLLAGGFILLLPALFYGAHLVTSPLQCVAREAERGRKFDFTAGESTHSVVTEINDLALSVDHMQHTIRKFMQLAKSVSRIRDFDRLVPLLTQEMQQATATQAVLLYMPDKDHTLHLWSGCGIGGECLGHDESEALPPTTVVPQGKIPIRTGGLPPEDACHRHISTLLNGTDAQHQHWFAAVTLRDKRDAVLGELLVIDQVPFSQERLAFLRATSGVVEVALDNDRMVKTQKELFSAFIRLLAQAIDAKSPYTGGHCTRVPILSRLLAEAASDTRQGAYASFGMTNESWEELYLASWLHDCGKVTTPEFVVDKATKLETIHNRIHEIRTRFEVIKRDAHIAYWKGVSEEGDRAALQKTLQDELRTLDDDFAFVAACNTGEAPVDDAARQRLRNIAERTWERTLDDTLGISWAERERKEPDHPLPPVMEKLLCDSSAFVVKPDAVSQETEDRWGFDMPRPEVLYDRGELHNLSIPWGTLTSEERYKINEHIIQTIMMLSELPFPAHLENVPEIAGGHHERMDGTGYPRRIKGELLHPLARIMAVADIFEALTAPDRPYKKAKTLSQAMNIMVGMAKSGHIDRELLCIFIREEVYRAYAENHLPEWQRDAVDAEALLRDLG; encoded by the coding sequence ATGTCACGACCTTCATTCCGCCTGCAACATCTCATCGTAGCAGCTGGCTTTCTTATTCTTGCCCTCGCTGGTTTGTTCACAACGGGCATGTATTTCATGCGCTCGGACAAGACCATCACGGAAGCGCGCAACAGCATATTCACTCCGACAATGGGAGAGGCCCATGCACGCCTCGACCTTCTCTTCACACCGGCCGACACAACGTTGCAGCTCGTAACCATACATTCTGAAAAACCTTACTTTTTAAAAACAGATGCAACGACGATTCCGACATCTCTGACGAAGACACTCGATAGCGCACGTTTCATCACGTCAATATACACGGGATATGATGACGGGCAGTATTTCATGATACTTCGCAGCAACAAGCAAGACGACCTCCATAAAATGGCTCCTGACGACACCGCATACATACTTCACACTGTAACGATTGAAGAACACGATTACAAAAGACTTTTAAGATTCTTTGACAAGGATCTTAATCTCATAAAAACAAGTGACATATCAGACAGAGCTCCTGTTTTCGACCCCAGAGAGCGACCGTGGTACGGTACGGCGACGCAAGATGATGCTCTGCATGTGACCATGCCATACCGTTTTGCTTCCTCAGGAGAATTCGGCATTTCATTATCGCGCCGCCTTCAGAATCTGGACGGGGTCGCGGGGGCCGATATCAACCTAGAATCACTGATAGGTGCCCTCGCCACACTGAAGCCGACGCCCGAGGCGAGCATCGCCCTCATTGATGCAACAGGGAACATCCTTGCCTGTAGTGACGCAAAAGGGCTTGCCAGACGCAGTGAGCAGCATCCCCTGTCGTGTGGCCCTCTCTCGAAGGCTACGGCTGACGAGTTGGTCATGGCAGGGAAGACGGCCCCCCAGTCGCCGAGGTTCAGGCGAATCGTCACCGACGACGGGGCATGGGTTGCGGGAGGTGAAAGCCTTCCGGAACTGGGAGCAAACGGCGTCTCCATGGTGCTGGCTGTCCCTGAAGACGCCCTTGTCGCCGGGCTGCGCACGACCCGGAACGACACGCTCCTCTTGCTGGCAGGGGGATTCATCCTGCTGCTGCCCGCCCTTTTCTACGGAGCGCATCTAGTGACATCCCCACTGCAATGTGTCGCCAGAGAAGCCGAACGCGGACGAAAGTTCGACTTCACGGCTGGCGAGTCCACGCACTCCGTGGTCACCGAGATCAATGATCTCGCACTTTCGGTCGACCACATGCAGCATACCATCCGCAAGTTCATGCAACTGGCGAAGAGCGTCTCGCGCATTCGTGATTTCGACAGGCTGGTGCCCCTTCTCACACAGGAAATGCAGCAGGCGACCGCGACCCAGGCGGTTCTTCTTTACATGCCGGACAAGGACCATACGCTTCATCTCTGGTCCGGCTGCGGCATCGGTGGTGAATGCCTTGGACATGACGAAAGTGAAGCCCTGCCGCCGACAACAGTCGTCCCCCAAGGCAAGATTCCCATCCGCACCGGGGGACTTCCTCCCGAAGACGCCTGCCATCGTCATATCAGCACACTGTTGAACGGCACGGACGCGCAGCACCAGCACTGGTTCGCAGCCGTCACCCTCCGGGACAAGCGAGACGCTGTACTCGGCGAATTGCTCGTCATCGACCAGGTACCTTTCAGTCAGGAACGCCTTGCCTTTCTCCGCGCCACTTCAGGAGTTGTAGAGGTGGCGCTGGACAACGACCGCATGGTCAAGACCCAGAAGGAACTCTTCTCGGCGTTCATCCGGCTTCTGGCACAAGCCATCGACGCCAAAAGCCCATACACCGGCGGGCATTGCACACGGGTTCCCATACTCTCGCGCCTGCTTGCGGAAGCCGCCAGCGACACCCGACAGGGTGCCTACGCCAGCTTCGGCATGACAAATGAGTCGTGGGAAGAGTTGTACCTTGCCTCATGGCTGCATGACTGCGGCAAGGTCACCACCCCGGAATTCGTGGTGGACAAGGCGACGAAACTGGAAACCATCCACAACCGCATCCATGAAATCAGAACGCGCTTCGAGGTCATCAAGCGTGATGCGCATATCGCCTACTGGAAAGGAGTGTCCGAGGAGGGTGACAGGGCGGCACTACAGAAAACGCTGCAAGACGAGTTGCGCACACTTGATGACGATTTCGCCTTCGTCGCGGCGTGCAACACCGGAGAGGCACCTGTAGACGATGCGGCGCGCCAGCGTTTGCGAAACATCGCGGAAAGGACATGGGAAAGGACACTCGACGACACGCTGGGAATCTCATGGGCGGAACGTGAACGGAAAGAGCCCGACCATCCCCTGCCTCCCGTCATGGAAAAGCTCTTGTGTGACTCGAGCGCCTTCGTCGTTAAGCCTGATGCAGTGTCACAAGAGACGGAGGACAGGTGGGGCTTCGACATGCCCCGCCCCGAAGTGCTGTACGACAGGGGAGAACTGCACAACCTGTCCATTCCGTGGGGAACGCTCACCAGCGAGGAGCGTTACAAGATCAACGAGCACATCATCCAGACCATCATGATGCTCTCCGAACTTCCGTTTCCGGCGCATCTCGAGAATGTCCCGGAAATCGCCGGTGGGCATCATGAACGCATGGATGGCACTGGATATCCGCGCAGAATCAAAGGAGAGCTGCTCCATCCTCTGGCGCGCATCATGGCAGTGGCAGACATCTTCGAGGCGCTGACAGCACCCGACAGACCCTACAAGAAGGCAAAAACCCTCTCACAGGCCATGAACATCATGGTGGGCATGGCCAAAAGCGGCCACATCGACAGGGAATTGCTCTGCATCTTCATCCGTGAAGAAGTCTATCGCGCCTACGCAGAAAACCATCTGCCGGAATGGCAACGTGACGCCGTAGACGCTGAGGCACTGCTACGCGACCTCGGCTGA
- a CDS encoding ATP-binding protein translates to MVNLSLGRFSWRGQRREACRGLTFILRCHLLLLFLALSMAGAAWGASPRVLLLSSYGPAFPTFFQQVEGVRAVLASAGVVLDVEFMDSKRFTDESSVDHFESYLRYKLARLPAYDVVITSDDNALAFVMERHGGLLGKSPVVFCGVNNVGLARSLSGSETYTGVIEAVSMHETIKLVWSLKPSTQTLYVISDVMPAGKADLETFHDVVRGIASVRYQELSLENMGWEELGRRLQRVGANDAILLLSAYKDQRGVVRNFEEGLAFILQNTRSPVYHLWEHGMGKGLLGGKLISHYEQGRLAADMALKILAGASPASLPVIEGNDANAYLFDYEVLRRHGISTHRIPQGSRVINEPESIWRDYWRELLVAVAFVAVLCVLVVVLLKHVLRLREARTEIKRSETRYRLVFDQSPLGLVQYDGDGIIIDVNERFAELCGASRGQIIGFNYINQMHDARMLGAVLASLRGGIGGFEGVYTSPLGKKTAFIRCLFKGVKAPAGDVFIGIGIIEDVSDRKQAEEALRERELFLLETQRIAKIGGWKANIRTDYLFWSEEVNRILDLPEDYKPGLAEWLTSFMPEYLPRIRAMLEDVLHHGGTADIECEAMTRLGRRKWTHLRAVGRVDEGSGALVVGTFQDVDERKRTELELVEAKTKAVAANRAKDEFLANMSHEIRTPLNGIFGMLRMLADASLAPRQQELAEMAMRSCRRLADLLTDVLDISRIDAGKLEIVSIPFDLSRSIRQVRELFIPSAMQAGVSLHVHIDAAIPSRVVGDASRLQQVLTNLLGNAFKFTEKGSVTLRAEHLSPVLANSCRVLFSVEDTGCGIPDEKHGKLFTPFTQACEGFKRSHQGAGLGLSICRRIIRVMGGHLAFESEAGTGTTVYFTLNFGLPDGDEVQPEAAAASSAEPIPPLRVLVTEDDAVTRRYITYQLDRDGHTVAVAEDGRQALEQLSTGDFDMVLMDIQMPVMDGAEAILRIRKGEAGSRNTDIPVIALTAYALSGDRERLLQIGADDYVAKPAEVAQLHAAIARHVSRMQLRRADA, encoded by the coding sequence ATGGTCAACCTTTCGCTCGGGCGTTTCAGCTGGCGTGGCCAGCGCCGCGAAGCCTGCCGCGGGTTGACCTTCATTCTGCGATGTCATCTCCTTCTCTTGTTCCTTGCGTTGTCGATGGCGGGTGCAGCGTGGGGCGCAAGCCCCAGAGTGCTGCTACTGAGTTCGTATGGTCCTGCTTTTCCGACTTTCTTCCAGCAGGTTGAGGGCGTCCGTGCTGTGCTTGCGTCTGCGGGCGTGGTCCTCGATGTCGAGTTCATGGACAGCAAGCGGTTCACCGATGAATCCAGCGTCGATCATTTTGAAAGCTATCTCAGGTACAAGCTTGCAAGGCTTCCTGCGTATGACGTGGTCATCACGTCTGACGATAATGCCCTTGCCTTCGTCATGGAGCGTCATGGCGGATTACTGGGCAAGAGTCCGGTGGTCTTCTGCGGTGTCAACAACGTGGGGCTTGCACGCTCATTGTCGGGAAGCGAGACCTACACCGGAGTCATCGAAGCCGTTTCGATGCATGAGACCATCAAGCTTGTCTGGAGTCTGAAGCCCTCTACGCAGACCCTCTATGTCATCTCGGATGTCATGCCCGCAGGTAAGGCCGACCTCGAAACATTTCATGACGTGGTGCGAGGGATTGCTTCCGTTCGCTATCAGGAGTTGTCCCTTGAAAACATGGGGTGGGAAGAGTTGGGAAGACGCTTGCAACGTGTCGGTGCCAACGATGCCATACTTCTTCTGTCCGCCTATAAGGACCAGCGGGGCGTAGTTCGGAATTTCGAGGAAGGGCTAGCCTTCATTCTGCAAAACACACGTTCCCCGGTATATCATCTTTGGGAACATGGCATGGGCAAGGGGCTGCTTGGGGGAAAGCTCATCTCTCACTATGAACAGGGCCGTCTTGCGGCAGATATGGCCCTGAAGATTCTCGCAGGTGCCTCCCCAGCCTCACTGCCTGTGATCGAGGGAAACGATGCCAATGCCTACCTCTTTGACTATGAGGTGTTGCGACGACATGGCATCTCGACGCATCGCATACCTCAGGGTAGCAGGGTCATCAATGAACCTGAATCGATATGGCGAGACTACTGGCGCGAGTTGCTTGTTGCGGTTGCGTTCGTTGCTGTTCTCTGCGTGCTTGTTGTCGTTCTTCTTAAACACGTGCTGCGCCTGCGTGAGGCAAGGACGGAAATCAAAAGGAGTGAAACACGCTACAGACTCGTCTTCGACCAGTCTCCGCTTGGGCTGGTGCAGTATGATGGAGACGGCATCATCATAGATGTCAATGAAAGGTTTGCCGAACTCTGCGGCGCATCAAGGGGTCAGATCATAGGTTTCAACTATATCAATCAGATGCATGATGCGCGAATGCTAGGTGCCGTACTCGCCTCGTTGCGTGGCGGGATTGGCGGTTTCGAGGGCGTCTACACGTCGCCGCTGGGGAAGAAGACGGCATTCATCCGTTGCCTGTTCAAAGGTGTGAAGGCACCGGCGGGAGACGTCTTCATCGGTATCGGCATCATCGAGGATGTCTCTGACCGCAAACAGGCCGAAGAGGCGTTGCGCGAGAGGGAACTGTTTCTTCTCGAGACGCAGCGCATCGCCAAGATAGGGGGCTGGAAGGCCAACATCAGGACGGACTATCTCTTCTGGTCGGAGGAAGTGAACCGTATCCTCGATTTACCCGAAGACTACAAGCCGGGGCTTGCTGAATGGCTCACCTCCTTTATGCCGGAGTATCTGCCCCGGATACGTGCCATGCTTGAAGATGTACTCCATCATGGCGGCACCGCCGATATCGAGTGTGAAGCCATGACAAGGCTCGGGCGGCGTAAGTGGACGCACCTTCGGGCGGTGGGGCGTGTGGATGAAGGGAGCGGGGCCTTGGTCGTCGGTACGTTTCAGGATGTGGACGAAAGGAAGCGTACCGAACTCGAGCTCGTCGAGGCAAAGACGAAGGCGGTTGCCGCTAATCGCGCGAAGGATGAGTTCCTGGCTAACATGAGCCATGAAATCAGGACACCGCTGAACGGTATATTCGGAATGCTCAGGATGCTTGCGGACGCGTCACTGGCTCCTCGTCAGCAGGAACTAGCAGAGATGGCGATGCGCTCGTGCCGCAGGCTGGCGGACCTGCTTACCGATGTCCTTGATATTTCCCGGATCGACGCGGGAAAGCTTGAGATTGTCAGCATTCCATTTGATTTGTCGCGTTCCATACGGCAGGTGAGAGAGCTCTTCATACCTTCAGCCATGCAGGCGGGAGTGAGTCTGCATGTCCATATCGATGCAGCCATCCCGTCCCGCGTGGTCGGAGATGCCTCACGATTGCAGCAGGTGCTCACAAACCTTCTTGGCAATGCCTTCAAGTTCACGGAGAAGGGCAGCGTCACCCTGCGTGCCGAACATCTTTCGCCAGTTCTGGCGAATAGTTGCAGAGTGCTTTTCTCTGTTGAAGATACAGGATGCGGGATCCCTGACGAGAAGCATGGCAAGTTGTTCACGCCTTTCACGCAGGCGTGCGAGGGGTTCAAGAGGTCGCATCAGGGGGCGGGGTTGGGGCTTTCAATCTGTCGGCGTATCATCCGGGTCATGGGGGGGCATCTAGCCTTCGAGAGTGAGGCTGGCACGGGGACGACAGTCTATTTCACGCTCAACTTCGGGCTTCCGGATGGCGATGAAGTACAGCCTGAAGCTGCCGCGGCGTCCTCCGCTGAACCGATACCCCCTTTGCGTGTTCTCGTCACAGAGGATGACGCTGTGACGCGCCGCTACATCACGTATCAACTGGACAGGGATGGACACACGGTTGCCGTCGCCGAGGATGGAAGGCAGGCGTTGGAACAGCTTTCCACAGGAGATTTCGACATGGTGCTGATGGATATCCAGATGCCAGTCATGGACGGGGCAGAGGCTATCCTGCGAATCAGAAAAGGAGAAGCCGGTTCACGCAATACTGACATTCCGGTCATCGCACTGACTGCATACGCCCTCAGTGGCGACCGTGAGAGGCTTCTGCAAATAGGGGCCGACGATTATGTGGCAAAACCTGCAGAGGTCGCACAGCTTCATGCCGCCATAGCACGGCATGTCTCGCGCATGCAGTTGCGCCGTGCTGATGCGTAG
- a CDS encoding NifB/NifX family molybdenum-iron cluster-binding protein, whose amino-acid sequence MPDCLVEPVFGRADWFILVAEDGHISGAFRNPHRDDREAAGQRLVALLAAHGVTHVLCGECGSKARIVLADAGMTLAVGVGGTVRDAILRQGVVVAGGQVGAFSG is encoded by the coding sequence ATGCCTGATTGTCTCGTTGAACCCGTTTTCGGCAGGGCCGACTGGTTCATTCTCGTGGCGGAAGACGGTCATATCTCCGGGGCGTTCCGAAATCCTCACCGGGACGACAGGGAAGCCGCAGGGCAACGCCTTGTGGCATTGCTGGCGGCCCATGGTGTGACACATGTCCTTTGCGGTGAGTGCGGTTCGAAGGCGCGCATCGTACTGGCTGATGCCGGTATGACTCTTGCCGTCGGAGTCGGAGGAACAGTGCGGGATGCCATACTGCGACAGGGGGTCGTTGTGGCTGGCGGGCAAGTCGGTGCCTTCTCGGGCTGA